The Sebastes fasciatus isolate fSebFas1 chromosome 13, fSebFas1.pri, whole genome shotgun sequence genome includes a region encoding these proteins:
- the LOC141781521 gene encoding general transcription factor II-I repeat domain-containing protein 2A-like: MYVRGVDDNFEVMEELLTVIPMHGQTTAQEIFRQLCDAIVDAGLPWKRFVGITTDGAPSMTGRKNGLVALVQRKLEEEGVEEAIALHCIIHQQALCNKCLKFDNVMSVVVKCINQIRSRGLKHRQFRAFLQEMESEYEDVLYFTEVRWLSRGNVLKRLFELRAEVKAFMEKDGVAVPVLSDPKWLMDLAFLVDITHELNVLNKKLQGQGQLVSAAYDNLRAFSTKLVLWKAQLSQTNLCHFPACKALVDAGTPFSGEKYVDAIVKLQEEFDHRFADFKTHRATFQIFADPFSFDVQDAPPVLQMELIDLQCNSDLKAKFREVSGKADKLGQFLRELPPSFPELSRMFRRTMCLFGSTYLCEKLISTMNFIKSKYRSRLTDDHLQAILRVSTASSLKPNVAQLCERKRCQISGSKE, translated from the coding sequence ATGTATGTCCGTGGTGTTGATGACAATTTTGAAGTGATGGAGGAGTTGCTCACAGTAATTCCAATGCATGGCCAGACCACCGCTCAGGAGATATTTCGCCAGCTGTGTGATGCCATTGTGGATGCCGGTTTGCCATGGAAGAGGTTTGTTGGAATAACAACCGACGGAGCGCCATCAATGACAGGGAGGAAAAATGGACTGGTGGCACTTGTTCAAAGAAAACTGGAAGAGGAGGGTGTGGAGGAGGCCATTGCTCTGCACTGCATTATCCATCAGCAGGCCCTTTGCAACAAATGCCTGAAGTTTGACAATGTGATGTCTGTCGTTGTGAAATGCATCAACCAAATCAGATCCAGGGGCTTAAAGCACCGGCAGTTCCGTGCTTTTTTACAGGAAATGGAGTCGGAATATGAGGATGTGCTCTACTTCACCGAGGTACGTTGGCTCAGCAGGGGAAACGTCTTGAAGAGATTGTTTGAGTTGAGAGCAGAAGTGAAAGCCTTCATGGAGAAGGATGGGGTGGCTGTTCCTGTGCTAAGTGATCCCAAATGGCTCATGGACTTAGCTTTTCTTGTTGACATCACGCATGAGCTGAATGTACTGAACAAGAAGTTACAAGGCCAGGGGCAGCTCGTCAGTGCTGCCTATGACAACTTGAGAGCATTCTCCACAAAACTTGTGTTATGGAAAGCCCAGCTCTCTCAGACAAACCTTTGCCATTTCCCAGCATGCAAGGCACTCGTGGATGCAGGCACACCATTCAGTGGTGAGAAGTATGTTGATGCCATTGTGAAGCTACAGGAGGAATTTGATCACAGATTTGCAGACTTCAAGACGCACAGAGCCACTTTTCAAATTTTTGCGGACCCCTTCTCCTTCGATGTGCAAGATGCCCCTCCTGTGCTTCAAATGGAGCTCATTGACCTGCAGTGCAACTCTGACCTCAAAGCCAAGTTCAGGGAGGTGAGTGGAAAAGCAGACAAGCTTGGGCAATTTTTGAGAGAATTGCCCCCCAGCTTCCCTGAGCTTTCCCGAATGTTCAGGCGGACCATGTGCCTTTTTGGGAGCACATATCTGTGCGAAAAGCTCATCTCCACCATGAACTTCATTAAGTCCAAGTACAGGTCCAGACTTACTGATGATCATCTTCAAGCTATACTGAGGGTCTCAACTGCTTCCTCCCTCAAGCCAAATGTGGCTCAGCTATGTGAGAGGAAACGCTGCCAGATCTCTGGCAGCAAGGAGTAG